The Humulus lupulus chromosome 7, drHumLupu1.1, whole genome shotgun sequence region tcttatcaacaattatatccctgcactcagaaaaatcccagaacaagcagatatattatatcacagctaattcttatcaacaattatatccctgcactcagaaaatcccagagcaagcagatatattatatcacaactatatcttatcaacaaatatatccctgcacccagaaaatcccagagcaagcagatatattatatcacatcataattcgagaccaacgcttgacaatttccaacaattcatgcgtaacgcgccctccaacataattgctaatctgtaaaagagaaccgagtccccacactaagatctagccaataaatattctcatcaagggtaactatcgtgttacctagggcatcgctacttattcaagagtgtaatccaatttacacggttttacggagacttctatgttaatcagtggtgatggtgagcagttgcccctagggtgttcagcctcactcaatcttggcaacccctagtatctctaggcactctcactgaatggccaatattcacggctgctatccgggaataacttatcagagcacttgctcggattctaaccgtccaatgattaagtaagcatgagggcccctaggtcccatttatcttggtgcccctaggtttaaccagcttatcctcatctcatggccactcgtcgcggtaatgaaccggacataaataaaatcaagcagtgtgacggggatcaaccgtctaggatatgacggacttctaccgttcatattttctaaatcagcacccactagactaacgtctctaagcaactttctatgacagcctatatatatgcatgcatccctatactaacatacaagacaataatcatttcatgttgcagccatacaatataagttgacttacttggagtccttagcgctcagcaggttttcaccctccaacgttcagtccagttacgcttagccaatactgtagttatccatacagtatactcggattaattatggcactcataattcattattattattttgggcagtttggtcattttaataaacgtcatatgtaaggatttataatccttatttggttttaaacctattaaggaaagtcatgcaaaatattcgagactaaaccctaagtctcggggagacctatcctaaggtctcgatacctaggctcgggtatcacaatggtatttctccacaacccgctaaaaatcttattctttcaaggtatcgctattaacccgcactttcgactagtcggttaaaatatgtaagattttagccggtattacatccagaaaatacaaataaattccttaattatttttaaagaaaataaactctttaaattttccttttagttttcttaaggttttaatatctaaaaaccgatttaagaaaattgcctaatttgtcttaattaggaaaatcgttataaatttctcatcttgactaattaattttccaaaagcaattaatcaattttacttactaggaaaataatttatttaattattttctcaaaatatagggttttaaaccctcttttaatttattaactattaataaattaaatctcttatttttagaaagaataaaaactctttaataaaaataattcatttaaactcaaagggaaaattttagtgaaaatatgatttcaagacttaccaatttatatattgaagtaggcaaaattttactttttaccttctgttccaaaatctcatttttacactaagtgtgaaaaactcaattttcacatttttaactacatacttcgttagttcataacttgaaatttacttaccgaattgttaccaaaatttcccaattccatttttgttatgccatttaggtctttgtaaaatcttaggtcaaaatgagcatttttgattggtgaaatcattttccaacaatgaggtaaaaatgaccttattttcaagtccttattttttccaaactttgacagttaataactttcaaaccgtttaatattttcttaccaaattttacagtggactaataggttatgccagaaatatgtccacaaaattttagaaaaaactgggttcattttccctatacagtggctgtccaaacttggttccgaaaatgagaatacgaaaaaacagttttttttacctaaactttgaaatagcataacttactcatttctaaacattttttagtgtttcaaaagctcaattttatgtactcaatctcaacaacataacagtataatttaattttacaaaagcaatatacagtggctgcttgaccccttggaagtcacagcttaaaacatgttttattttagggtatcctacaaaacccttgggggttttggttcccattttcaaaaatcaatacacatgcatcataaaaattattaaacaactaccataaccttattacatcaccaacaagaaactttaagcattaaatatacaaaataatgcttaaaactaaaaaccctacaacaaaatcatcaaaagtaaactttttacctctttggtgttcttgcttaaggttttaaTCTTCCTATTAgatttggctcctccaaaacctttcaaaaaccctaaccaacttcccccaacaacataggtgattagctatttgaaactctatgattaaaacttgacaaaagtctagattagtgaagctttaccttagggaaaatacttcctagaccaagacttagcctccaagttttccttggtgttcttggggttgaaaaatggagagaacactttgagaggacttcaaaaatcagatgagtgaataagagagggagagtggtcggttcttaggcttagaattgctcacaaaactcttcaaaatatcccaAAGTACttaagtgcttttctacccacttgcccacttgacttcttcattaaatgagatttaaattttataaaatttgggttcacaccactctaaaacaccacatggcaTTCCACCatttgccatatatgatcatttcattttttttttttttaaagggttaataaatgtttcataagaagaaaagtccaaattggcttttgacacatttttcactcttattaagttttaatcaccaaacttaacattaattaatcaaattaaatgtctctcacatttaatttaattaatcacataataaaatttaacctaaggtccattcatggaataaaattccccatttcggtaaaattaggcatttaacacaaaatgccctaaaatttccattttcttttaggtttattatttttgaccaaactttaacttttatgaatgtattttatgcccaaaatataattgccatgatttttcattttattttccgaaatttttacccgatcagggtttttgtgtcggtccaggaccgaaagtcttatcttgacttttaaaatcacaaaattcatattttggctagcaataactcatggaatacttacaaacaaaatataatactatttaaaataatattcttaacccgggggaaaaatcccgacccgagtcgtttaaaggtacccgaaaacgtaggacgttacaagaGGTTcaaaatgagaggggtattttgggtatgctaAAATGAATTGacattattttgtaatgataaaaatgcctagcatttttttgaatTACAACCCCTTATTAAGcaaaaaaagtcaaatttccctcaGTAAATTTCTCTTATTAAGTTATCAAAGTTATACTATACAACTTAAATTTTGGATactaatttgaaattaattttcaaaaattatctATTAATCACTTATTATTAGGCCACCCATAGATTTTAagtattcaaaattataaaattggATCGGATTGGCTACCAATCAAGCCCCAAATTTTTATCACCATTCTGTTTATTCCCTCTCCCAAATCATTTCCCCTCCTTTTCCAAAACCGTCTCCATCCTCTCTAATAATACGTGCAAATCTGTAAATCATGTGAAGaacgaaaaaaaaaactaattgacTCATCCATGGTCCAATGTGTTGAACGATTCTACCATTCTTACAAAATGAAAAGGAGTTTTCTTCTTTGTTGGTAGAAATTGCTAATCCTTTGTGCTGGTGTACTTTATCTAGTTTTCAATACGTTGGATGATGAATTCATAGTGTCAATTGTACTTAATATTCTTTTAGATGTTAATAATTTTGTCGTCTCCTCTATTTGTCATGATTTGACAATGTACTCTCTTAGGATGATAGACAACAAGGTTTGATCCAATCCACACCCAATTGGTAAAAAGAAACGGTTAGGTTCTGCATTTTTGGAACCAATATGTGCTTTTAACAGGATTTTCATTCTTCATTATTTTCCAATCAATTCTTCGGTGTAGAAACATGTAAGAAAAAAAACAGATACAATGATTTATGATCAAATGAAACATGAAGGCTCTCCATTGAGCATCTCAAAAACTTCTACACTTACTGCAAGAGAAAAGCAACAACCAAGTTGAAATGGTTGATGAATTATTCGAGCATGAGTAGAAAAATTCCCTATATCAAGGAAAAAGGCCACCCAATATTACTTACCATTACCAGACATTGGCAGAATAAGAGCTCACTTAGCACTGGCCAGCTGGGAGCGGAGAAGCTTGGCAGCAGCAACCATGTTGCTAAGGGCTGGCTTGACTTCAGTATATTTACGAGTCTTGAGCCCGCAGTCTGGGTTGACCCACAGGATGTTAGTCTCCAAGACAGCAAGCATCTTGTTGATGCGGTCAGCAATTTCTTCTGTTGATGGGATCCTTGGTGAGTGGATGTCATAGACACCAGGGCCAATGCCAGCGCCATACTTCACTCCCTCACGAAACACAGACAGAAGCTTCTCGTCAGATCTCGAGTTCTCAATGGTAATCACGTCAGCATCCATGTTAATTATCGAGTGGATGATGTCATTGAAATTTGAGTAGCACATGTGGGTGTGAATCTGTCCAAGAAAATAATTCAGAAAACCATGCGAGACTCTTTTCTCATTTGAAACATAAATTCTTTCATAATTCTCAATATAATACAAAATCAGAAGCAAATTTTATCATATGAAACAAATCACACAAATCTTTATGTATAATAGACAAATATGACTCAACCTGAGTCGTGTCTTGGACACCGCAGTTGGTAATTCTAAAGGAGTGAACAGCCCAATCAAGATAGAAAGCCTGCTCGGACTTCCTAAGAGGCAAACCTTCTCTTAAAGCAGCCTCGTCAATCTGGATAACAGTAATTCCAGCCTTTTCAAGATCCTCAACTTCGTCCTTAATTGCCAAAGCAATTTGATAACAGGTCTCAGACCTGAAAGCAAATAGATATTAACAAGGGAaaagaattaaaataaaaaaaaaagacaaatatCCAGAAAATTCATTTACACTTATATCTTACCTTGGTTGATCATTTCTAACGAAGGACCAATTCAAAATAGTTACAGGACCAGTGAGCATTCCTTTCATTGGACGCTTAGTCATAGTCTGAGCTAATGAGGACCAGAAGACTGTCATGGCCTTGGGGCGACTGACATCACCATAGATGATGGGTGGTTTGACACAGCGAGACCCATAAGACTGAACCCATCCATTGACAGTGAAGGCGAAACCAGATAATTGCTCTCCAAAGTACTCAACCATATCATTCCTCTGATTGATAAAACAACAGTAATAAGATCTTAATAATAATTCATTTGTGAAAACTATACAAAAAATGGGTGTTTTATTTGGTTAATTCTCACCTCTGGCTCCCCATGCACCAAAACATCAATGTCCAGCTCTTCTTGGAGCTTGACAACTTTGTTAATCTCCTCCTTGATTGCACTGACATAATTTTCCTCGGAGATTCTAAAATGTATACCAGTTCAATTAGTTTAAACAAAAATCATTGACAAGCGTTTGAGGACAACTACATCATATCCAGTTAGCCAGAAACTCACTTTTTAGCCTTGTATTCACGACGGACTCTTCTGAGATCCATGGTCTGAGGAAAGGATCCAATTGTGGTGGTTGGAAGAACAGGAAGGCTCAACTTTCTCTGCTGAGCATCCAGCCTGGCACTCACATTTGTTGCTCGACGATGGTCAGAGCCCTTCAAAGCAGCAGCCTTGAAAAACAAAGAATTGCAGTCCAGAATAAGGAAAAGATGATCACAGCAGGCAACTATAGAACACGAGATGTAGATGTGGATATCTGTTCGTATTTAACAAAGACTTACGGATTTTTGGACGTGCTCATTTGTTACCCTAGGGGAAGATTTTCTTGAAGCTTGAGCTGCTGCATTGGCAGCGAAGAAAGCCTGGAGACAAATAAAAAATCAGACACTGAAATTCATTCACTAGTATCGTAGAATTATAAAGTAGGCCAGCACAAAAAGCTACATAAACAAAAACATTAAATAAAATCCAAGCTTGACTGATCATCACATGACACAACAAGACAGCAGCAACATTCATCATTACATTAAATGCAGTCCTTTTCTTATAGAGAAATCGGATATCTAAAACTACCTAGTTTgagttaataatataattatatatacaaatataaagAAATATCAGTACAAAGATAAAGAGATTAAACAAACTCCCAAATCCTCAATGAATCagaaaaacataaaaattagCAAAATCAATATGCAAATAATTTAACTCATAAGCTGGTAACTAAATTAAAAAGCCTATTAAGTATAATTTTCTGGTGTGGAAAAATATTGAATAACAAACATAAAATGTAGGGAGAAAGAAGCACCTCATCCTTGTGTCCAGCCAAAGCCTTAGCCAAGGCATTTACTTCAACTACTTTTTGAGCAGCAAATGCTAGCCATGACTTGATCTCTGTGTCTAACTTAGTCTCATTCACAAGATCAACCGCAGTGTGGAGAAGAGAGCAGGATGTAGAGACAACAACCTTGTCTGCGGCATGTAAAAGATAGCAGAAAATACTCAAACCTCTAGAAGAATACTAACATTCTAAACTAATGCAAAGAACTTATAGAAAGAATACCTTTTCCAACAATACCCTCAAGTGCCTCAAGAGTACTGATGGAAGATGCTAGATCGTTGGCCCATATATTGCGCCCATCTACCACTCCAGCAAACAAGTATTTTCCAGAAGGAAATCCACTCTTGATCAAATCAAGGGTCTTTGCTCCACGTACCAGGTCAAAGCCATACCCAGTTACACCCTTTAGAGAGGTAAGTGTTTTGTATGCCTCGGCAGGAACATCAGCAAAATATGATTCAATCAGAACATTCAGACCAGATAAAGATGACTCTAGTTCTGAGTAGGCATGAGTAAATGCTTGTAATTGGTGAGAATCAAGATCCTTCACAAGGGTGGGCTCATCAAACTGGATCCAAGTGACACCAGCAGCCTTAAGTTCAGCTACAACCTCCCTGCATAGCATAGACCATTTTTGGTTGACAAGATTTAATACAATTTAACATAGAAAGAAATAAGGTatcataaaaaatatgaaattcttACTTGTAGACTGGAAGAATATTGCCAATGAgggaaagaagagaaaaggactTCTCAACACCCTTTGCTGGTTTTGAGAGCAACAAGTAAGACACTGGACCAACAAGGACTGGTACAGTATCTAATCCTAGCTGCTAGGCAAATATTATGAGAGGAAATTAAGCATCTTATACAAATTATCAAATTGAAAACCATTACCAAATTTGGTTAGATCTTAGAATCAAAtgcaatatattatatatatatataaaccttaTAGTCCATTCGTCCCCTTTTACACTTCTCTGTAATGTAAACATTTCTAGAATAAAGAATCCAAAATTGACCGTGATAGTACTTTCAACTGGAAAGTGTGAAATAAACTATGCCTTGACCATTcaaataaagtttaatttaggCAAACAACAACGAAAATAACAATAAGCGTATTTGCAAGCAACAATGTTTTCTATCAACATGTGACATGGGTTTTCACAAAATTCATCTTGTATTCTCACAAGGCATGgggaaaaaaatataaaacagaaatatatacatatatatatatacatatgtattgTTGGGGACTTCCCCTCGTTATCAAATTCTTAGACAAGTTGATAGCATAAAATAAGGGAAAATTTTGTAAAACTCTTAGTACTTACAGCTTTGGCTTCCTTAAATTCTTGCACTGCCTTGTGTGATGCATAAGAGAACTTAACATCTGGACCCAATTCAGGGACAATATAGTGGCTGCACAAAAAGATATACATCATTAGCTGGTTCATTCATTCAAACAAAATTAGCAAACTTATTGATAACTTTGAAAAAccaaaaaaagaagagagaataAACTTACTAGTTGGTGTCAAACCACTTGGTCATTTCCATAGCAGGAACAGTGGCATTCCCCCTAGCCATGGAGAAGTAAACATCAAAGCCAATCTCGCCGCCATTCCAACCATATCTCGGGGGAACAGCCCCAAGCATAGCAGTGGTGTCCAACACCTGATCATAGTAAGAAAAGGTGTTGGATGGAATGTACTTGATTCCAGCATCAGCCATCTGCTTCCAGATAGATACTCTAAGATCTGCCGCCACCTTCTGCAAATCGTCAGTGCTGCTCTTCCCATCCCAGAAAGATTCCAAGGCAAACTTGAGCTCTCTCTTGGGTCCCATCCGGGGATATCCAACAATGTGGGAAGCCATTGCTCTGTTTCACAAAAATAATTTGAAACATTCTTCCACATTAGCAAATAAATTAAGCACAATAACAAATTCACACCATAACCAATCACTTTTGCTATATCAATCTATCTATATTTATAAACAATTGGGTGCGTGAATTCGTGATGTTGATTTCAAATgctgttgtttacttgtataagTACGACAATcgttttttaatattttgattaaTACAAGCATTTGCTTCTTGAAATATAAGAATTACAAAGGCACGGCACAGCACATACATCAAAATAAATCGATCAAAAAACAATGTGTTGGTGTGCAAATCAAAGTTTCAACATACACTAAtacagaaaaaaaattataatatatacatatatgtatatatgagtgAGAATTACCTAACAGTAGTAGTACGGAAAGAGAAGCGAAGAAAGGAGCTACGCTTAGTATAAGGAGCAAAAGAGATTGATATTGATAAAGAAGAGCTCAACGGTGCGATTGAATGAAATGAAGCTTTGGGCATTTATACTACTCGCTTCTCCTATTCCTATTCCTTTTCTTATCTCCTTCTCACTCTCCTTTTGTACCAAATCTCACCTACAATTTGTTTCCCCttatttatttgtttgtactAATTTTGTAAGGGAAATTTGATGGTTGTAAAATTCGAACATCCATTTTTTATTTaactctctctaacctctttcATTTTCTATCTCTCTCCAGAtctagaaaaaatattaaaatttgaaaaaaaattatttgagtgaaaaaatatgcacatctaaagtttttatttaatttaagtaCAGAACATCAAAATTGcttcattttggccaaaaataaaGATTTTATAATTGCATCGCAACAACATCGACGCATCATCGATTTTACATCACATCaaaacatcatcgattttgcatcaaaaaattatgttttggccaaaaaataagttttcataaCTACATCATAAGAGCATCAAAACACTATAGATTTTACATTGAAATTATATCAAAACACCATCGAAAAAGTATCAAAATTACATCAAAACGATGTCATTTTGATGCCCTTGCGATACAATcttgaaacttgatttttggcaaaaacgataatttttcgatgcaaaatcaatgtaATTTCAATGCAGAATCGATGGTGTTTCGGTGTTCTTgtaatgcaatcatgaaaacttattttttttggccaaaacgatgattTTTTGATACAAAATCGATAGTGTTTCGATGTTGTTGCAATGCAATCaataaaacttgatttttgaccAAAACGATGTAATTTCaatgctctgcactgaaatttgacgaaaactttgaaTGTTCAAAATTCTCACTCAAATGTCTGtttcaaatgtttttttttttaaattttggtattttttttgacgtctacaagattagaatgagagagagtgagagatgaGAGATGTTAGAGATAGAGAGAAAATGGGTGTTTGAATGTTAGAGGTATTTTTgtgtaaaaaattaaaattgtcatatatttgtaATAGTAATTTATGTTGGCATATttaaaaatttcactaagttatcatgcgtataacatgaaatttcccttttgtaagtagtttttttttttaacgaCAGCACATTGAATCGAGGTGGAGGAGTTTATTGAAAAATGTCCCTTTTTTTTTACCTTGAATAGAATTTTTTATGGACATATTTGAAGGATGTAGCATTTTGGGAAATATGAATATATTAAAATTACCCTAGTTAGAAGTTGGAATGATTAACATACTAACTCATTTTTGTTAGTGTTTGTTTTGGTAATATTTTGAATTGGTTTaacaaatttaatttattttttttttcgttttaagaaataaaataacagATACTTCttctcattctttttttttttttttttcttgaaaggGAAACTTGTTCTTCTCTAAACAATATGTGAATTGAAAGATTAACTTAATTTAAAGACTAAAATAATATCATTAAAGTATATAATAATATCCAACAACTAGGGaaaagaattccaacaaccttttTGTTAAGTTTAAGTATTAATACTGATGACATTGACCAGCTTTTTTCTATTCCGCTATATCTCATGGATtgaaatttataatttatatatttttcttttaattctaTCATTTCATTAGTGGTTGGTTGCCTTGAGTCTAAGAATAAATGTCACAAAAACACATGGAAAAAGATTTCTAGTCAGAtagatttttcatttttttgaTGTGGAATTGTGAATCGACAGACTTCGTAAATATATGGTTGTtgtcaaatatttttttattttcattatcattAAAACTAGACACCTCTATAATTTTTTAACATGGACTATAATAGTCTATATATCATTTAACTTTGACTGAGACCAAAGATATACATAATACTTGCCTCAATCTTAATCTTATACACCAAACACACCTAATTATGATTAATGTTACTTAACAAATTAAGTGGCAGTGGTATCATTTTCTCTTGCACGCTTAAAAGTTTTCATGCACTTTGTGAGAACTTACCTCgcaatttttatcatttttttcctttctttgatAATTTCTTTCAAGTAAGCATTACATTATTCTGACTTAGAGATAGGAATGCACTCAATTATTCCTTTGATGGTCAAGATTTTGCATGTGATCTCTGATTTTAGAGATAATGTTAATCATTGATAATAAATAGAATGAGTTCTTTTTGCATAAGAAGTATAACTTAATAAAGAGACAAAACTTTGTTTTCACCAGAGTTTGGTCTCCTACCTAATTTACCTACTACTAGTTTGTACAATATCTTAAAAAAGACAAAAAATcgaaataatatttattacatgttgaaaaaaaaagtaaaaatatggaAAATTTGACTATTAATGCATAAAAGGGGTCCTATAACAAAATTATTCCAAGCTAATTAAACATCACCATTTTATGCTAGTATTCTCCTAGATTCCCCAAATGCCCCTAACATAAATTGTCATCTCTTTTTCAGATATTgtcttctctctctatctctcaggTTTTCCCTTCTCTCAAGTTATCTCACTCAAAAAAACAAGGCAGCCACCATGTATTCTCTTGATTTATAATAATTTGGAGCTCATATAATCTGAGATTTGAAGTTGTTCTTTGGGCAAGTTTTGAATCCTATCAAGGCAAGAAACTCAATTTTGGGTTTGGGATCTAGTGGCACAAATCTTATGGGTAAGTATATTTTCGTTATATGTAGTGAGAAAACTTTTTTATTTACATTGTTTTAACTATTTTGAATAGATTTGTGTCTGCattttggatatttttttattgtttcacGGTTAGATTAGAACTGAGTTTTCTGGGTTCTTTGTTTGCCTCGATAAGTTTCGATGAAACTCGACATGCCTTAATGTAGATTAGGAATGAAAcacctcgatggacctcgatagaaACACGTAGTGTCCTATAGATGACCACCTCGATTAACCTCAATGGACCTTGATATGTAGTCAAAATTTCTCATACTTTGCTACCTCGATTAGCCTCGATTGTCCTCAATGGACCTCGATAGGGACCCGTAGTGTCCTATAGATGACCACCTCGATTAACCTCAATGGACCTCGATATGTAGAGAAAATTTCCCATACTTGGCCACCTCGATGGACCTCAATAGGGACTCGAAGTGTCCTATAAACGACCACCTCGATGAAACTTGATGGACTCGATACGTTAACAAAATTTACCATACTTGGCCACCTCGATTAGACTCGACGGTACTCGATGGACCTCGATGGAACTTGATATTTTGCAgattttttatgttattaaattttttacctttttgtttttttttgtcaaTACATATTCAATTGTTTCTATATTTGTTacatacaatggtgtttgggaactggaatataaggattggattttctgagatgctgaaaatcaagttctccCTTTGGAGAAGAGCGTGACGTACGAGCAAATGGTTGAAATTTTGTATAATGAGCTTGAAGTGAATAAATGTGTGTATGACTTGAAACTTGAGGTCCTGTACACATGCCTTTCACAACCCTTCAAACCTACCGTTatgaaaaatgataggcatgttcgTGCATTCACGGGCTTAGCATCGAAATCTGTTGAGAAGATGATTCCTTTGTAAGTAACAATTGTTAAGAAGGATTGTTTAGGAAATGCTTCGGCCTCTCCCAGCGTTAATAAAGATATTCAATTTGAAGATAACATTTCTCCCCCGTGTCATGGTTTCAGaggaactcaaagtgaggttgAGATATTTGTTTCAGAGACAAATCCAGACGTTATTGTCCATGATGATATCTCTGTTAGAGCTCCACCACATGTTCTTGACACAGCGGAGTACGATAcctatggctacgatccttatgtcaacgacgattCGGTTGCTAATGCAGCAGTAGTTGATGTGCCAGATATTAGGCCAGATTTTCCAACACAtagttcagatgttatggtagttGAGGAGCGCATAAGAGAAGATtggcaaacacctgggaccagcagtggtcatccaggtccaa contains the following coding sequences:
- the LOC133788817 gene encoding 5-methyltetrahydropteroyltriglutamate--homocysteine methyltransferase 1, with the protein product MPKASFHSIAPLSSSLSISISFAPYTKRSSFLRFSFRTTTVRAMASHIVGYPRMGPKRELKFALESFWDGKSSTDDLQKVAADLRVSIWKQMADAGIKYIPSNTFSYYDQVLDTTAMLGAVPPRYGWNGGEIGFDVYFSMARGNATVPAMEMTKWFDTNYHYIVPELGPDVKFSYASHKAVQEFKEAKALGLDTVPVLVGPVSYLLLSKPAKGVEKSFSLLSLIGNILPVYKEVVAELKAAGVTWIQFDEPTLVKDLDSHQLQAFTHAYSELESSLSGLNVLIESYFADVPAEAYKTLTSLKGVTGYGFDLVRGAKTLDLIKSGFPSGKYLFAGVVDGRNIWANDLASSISTLEALEGIVGKDKVVVSTSCSLLHTAVDLVNETKLDTEIKSWLAFAAQKVVEVNALAKALAGHKDEAFFAANAAAQASRKSSPRVTNEHVQKSAAALKGSDHRRATNVSARLDAQQRKLSLPVLPTTTIGSFPQTMDLRRVRREYKAKKISEENYVSAIKEEINKVVKLQEELDIDVLVHGEPERNDMVEYFGEQLSGFAFTVNGWVQSYGSRCVKPPIIYGDVSRPKAMTVFWSSLAQTMTKRPMKGMLTGPVTILNWSFVRNDQPRSETCYQIALAIKDEVEDLEKAGITVIQIDEAALREGLPLRKSEQAFYLDWAVHSFRITNCGVQDTTQIHTHMCYSNFNDIIHSIINMDADVITIENSRSDEKLLSVFREGVKYGAGIGPGVYDIHSPRIPSTEEIADRINKMLAVLETNILWVNPDCGLKTRKYTEVKPALSNMVAAAKLLRSQLASAK